The Streptococcus mitis genomic sequence TCTGATGAAAGATTTAACTAAATACAAAGGCGTTATTCCTGCATTTTATGCTTGCTATGATGAAAATGGTGAAATTAGCCAAGAACGTGTAAAATCTCTGGTGCAATATTTCATTGACAAAGGTGTAAAAGGTATCTATGTAAATGGTTCTTCAGGCGAATGTATTTACCAAAGTGTAGAAGATCGTAAACAAATTATTGAAGCTGTTATGGAAGTTGCTAAAGGTAAATTAACAGTTATCAACCATGTTGCATGTAATAACACGAAAGATAGTATTGAATTGGCAAAACATTCAGAAAGCGTTGGAGTCGATGCTATTGCTGCTATCCCACCAATTTACTTCAAATTGCCAGAATATTCAATCGCAGCATATTGGAATGCAATGAGTGAAGCTGCGCCAAATACAGATTTTATCATTTATAATATTCCACAATTGGCAGGGGTTGCGTTGACTGGTAGTTTGTATGCAACAATGCGTCAAAATCCTCGTGTGATTGGAGTTAAAAATTCTTCTATGCCTGTACAAGATATTCAAATGTTTGTAGCTGCAGGTGGAGAAGATTACATTGTATTCAATGGTCCAGATGAACAATATCTTGGTGGTCGCTTGATGGGAGCAGAAGCTGGTATTGGTGGTACTTATGGCGTTATGCCAGATTTGTTCTTGAAATTGGAAAGTTTGATTCAAGAACGAGATTTAGATACTGCTAAAAAACTTCAATATGCTATCAATGAAGTTATCTATAAGATGGTATCAGGTAAGGCAAATATGTATGCTGTAGCAAAAGAGGTTTTGCGTCTAAATGAAAAACTTGATTTAGGTTCTGTTCGTCAACCCTTAGAAGCATTGGCAGAAGGTGACTTGGAAGTTGCAAAACAAGCAGCAGAACTTATTCAACAAGCACGAAAAGAATTTTTATAATAAATAAAATCAATATGGAGATATGTTATGGGCACAACAGGATTTACAATAATTGACTTAATTATCTTGATTGTTTATTTACTTGCGGTGTTGGTTGCAGGTATCTATTTCTCTAAAAAAGAAATGAAAGGAAAAGAGTTCTTTAAAGGAGATGGTTCTGTTCCTTGGTATGTTACTTCGGTATCCATTTTTGCCACAATGCTCAGTCCGATTTCCTTCTTGGGACTCGCTGGTAACTCTTATGCAGGTAGCTGGATTTTATGGTTTGCTCAATTAGGGATGGTTGTAGCTATTCCACTGACAATTCGTTTTATCTTACCTATCTTTGCACGGATAGACATCGATACGGCATATGATTACTTGGATAAACGTTTTAATTCTAAAGCACTTCGTATTATTTCAGCACTCTTGTTTATTATTTATCAATTGGGACGTATGTCTATCATTATGTACCTCCCATCAGCTGGTTTATCAGTATTGACAGGAATTGACATCAATATTTTGATTATTTTGATGGGTGCAATTGCAATTGTTTATTCTTATACTGGTGGTCTAAAATCCGTATTATGGACAGACTTTATTCAAGGTGTGGTTCTGATTAGTGGTGTCGTTGTAGCTTTATTTGTACTGATGGCTAATATTAAAGGTGGCTTTGGTGCAGTAGCAGAAACATTAGCAAACGGGAAATTCCTTGCTGCAAATGAAAAACTTTTCGATCCTAACTTGCTTTCAAACTCCATCTTCTTAATTGTGATGGGTTCAGGCTTTACAATCTTGTCTTCCTATGCTTCATCTCAAGATTTGGTTCAACGTTTTACTACAACACAAAATATTAAGAAACTTAATAAAATGTTGTTCACAAATGGAGTCTTGTCACTTGCAACTGCAACAGTCTTTTACTTGATCGGTACAGGCTTGTACGTATTCTATCAAGTACAAAATGCAGGTAGTGCAGCTAGCAATATCCCTCAAGACCAAATCTTTATGTACTTTATTGCATACCAGTTACCAGTAGGTGTCACAGGTTTGATCTTGGCAGCGATTTATGCAGCAGCTCAATCAACTATTTCAACAGGTTTGAACTCTGTTGCAACTTCATGGACATTGGATATTCAAGATGTCATTTCTAAAAATATGTCAGACGATCGTCGTACGAA encodes the following:
- a CDS encoding N-acetylneuraminate lyase encodes the protein MKDLTKYKGVIPAFYACYDENGEISQERVKSLVQYFIDKGVKGIYVNGSSGECIYQSVEDRKQIIEAVMEVAKGKLTVINHVACNNTKDSIELAKHSESVGVDAIAAIPPIYFKLPEYSIAAYWNAMSEAAPNTDFIIYNIPQLAGVALTGSLYATMRQNPRVIGVKNSSMPVQDIQMFVAAGGEDYIVFNGPDEQYLGGRLMGAEAGIGGTYGVMPDLFLKLESLIQERDLDTAKKLQYAINEVIYKMVSGKANMYAVAKEVLRLNEKLDLGSVRQPLEALAEGDLEVAKQAAELIQQARKEFL
- a CDS encoding sodium:solute symporter, which produces MGTTGFTIIDLIILIVYLLAVLVAGIYFSKKEMKGKEFFKGDGSVPWYVTSVSIFATMLSPISFLGLAGNSYAGSWILWFAQLGMVVAIPLTIRFILPIFARIDIDTAYDYLDKRFNSKALRIISALLFIIYQLGRMSIIMYLPSAGLSVLTGIDINILIILMGAIAIVYSYTGGLKSVLWTDFIQGVVLISGVVVALFVLMANIKGGFGAVAETLANGKFLAANEKLFDPNLLSNSIFLIVMGSGFTILSSYASSQDLVQRFTTTQNIKKLNKMLFTNGVLSLATATVFYLIGTGLYVFYQVQNAGSAASNIPQDQIFMYFIAYQLPVGVTGLILAAIYAAAQSTISTGLNSVATSWTLDIQDVISKNMSDDRRTKIAQFVSLAVGLFSIVVSIIMAHSDIKSAYEWFNSFMGLVLGLLGGVFILGFVSKKANKQGAYAALIVSTIVMVFIKYFLPPTAVSYWAYSLISISVSVVSGYIVSVLTENKVSAPKYTTIHDISEIKADSSWEVRH